The DNA sequence CGATGAAATATAGCCACCGCCAAGTTGTTTAACCAACTCAGGATTTTTTATCTTCAGAGAAAATGGACGTTCTTTGCTTGAAGACGAAATCGACTCGTGCCGTTCGATCGGAAACTTTTTGATTATTTCTTTTTCTGAACGCATTTTAATTTTTAAGATTGCGCTTATTTCGCGCGCGATGCCGCGATGGCCCCATAAATCAGGCCGATGCGTCACCGATTTATTATCAAGATGCAAAATATAATCTTCGCTTTCAAAAGAATCTTTCCAAGATCCCTCAAGCTCTTTTTCGGTCGCGCTCAATGCGCCAATGAGCCCTTCTTTAGCCGCATGCCAATCGGCAAGCGTGGCCCAACGAACATCTTTATTGTTGTGAAAGACGAGAAACACAGCGCCCGCTACTGCATCAGTGCGAGAAGGCAGTGTAAACTCTTTATCAAGCTCCGCGCTGAAGAGAATAACTTTTTCTTTATCAATCTTTAAAACGGTGCCCAACGTGAAATGGTCCGTATTAAGCGTAATATGCTCAACCTGCTCAATCTCAGCGGTCGTCGTATTAAAACGGCGCACCAACTCCTGGATATCATAATCTGCCCATGATCCCTTCAAATGATCAAAAATCCAAGAGAGCGATAATTTCATAACAATACCCTTATTTTTCTATCGGAGGCTGTTGGAGGCTATTACCCTGAGAACACTCGTCCACAATTTGCATTACAAATACTGAAAAAATCAGATTTTTGGCTCAAAATGTATGAATTTTAGAGTACGCCAAATTGCAAAAATGATCAATCGGAGCAAATTCTAATTGCTTGTGGCGATTCATTACTTTTTCTATATACTCAATTAAGTATGTTTTCCTCACATTACCCCATAACTATATTATGCCGCCGCAAGAACCGATTTTACGCGTCGCAAACCTCACGAAGGCGTTTATAACGCGCCCCTTTTTTGCGCACACAATATCTCAGGCGATCGCCGTGCGCGACGTTTCATTTGATATCCATAAAGGGGAAATCGTGGGCCTACTTGGGCCAAACGGTGCGGGAAAAACGACGACGCTTCAAATGCTGATCGGAACCTTAAAGCCAACCTCTGGAACAATTCATTATTTTAATCAGGATTTTTTTCTCAACCGCTCCGAGCTTCTTCAGCGAATCGCTTTTGCCAGCGGCTCAATTAAACTGCCCATCACTATTTCCGTTGCACAAAATCTTGATATTTGTGCTCGTTTATATGGCCTTGCGCGAGCTGTACGAAAAAATCGCATTGAGCAATTATTAACCACGTTTGGCATTTTTCAGTTAAAAGATCTTTCAACAGGTCAGCTTTCGGATGGGCAAATTTCTCGCGTCATGATAGCTAAAGCGTTTTTAGCACAACCAGAAATCGTATTTCTTGATGAAGCGACAGCCTCTCTAGATCCGGAGATTGCACTTACGGTACGCCAGTTCTTGCTTGAGGAAAAAAAAACACGTGGTACTGCGATGCTCTTTGCATCGCATAATATGGAAGAAGTTGCCTCATTGTGCGATCGAGTTCTTATTATGAATAATGGGATGCTGGTTGCTGATAGCAGTCCGCGTACACTAGCAAAAGAAGTTACCACGGTGAGAGTCCAATTTACTGGCGCTCACGATATACAGAAAATGGATCAGTTTTTGAATCGTCATGCGGTTGCGCATAGCATCGATAAAGAAAAAATTACGATTGAGCTCGATGAGCATTCAATTGCTCAACTATTGCAGCATTTTGCTCGAGAAGAGATCGTTTATTCCACTATTTCGATCGAGAAACCGACGCTGGAAGATTATTTTTTAAAAATCACAAATCCGCATAAAACCCTCAAGGAACTCGCATGAAATGGCATCGCATCTGGGCGATGGTAGTTCGTTATATGCTTACTTGGATACGCAATCTCCACAATTTCTTGGATGATATTTTATGGCCTATTTTAGATATCATTCTTTGGGGAATGACAAGCATGTGGATGCAAGACCAGCAGCACGGATCGTTGTCTTCCAATATTCTGGTACTGTTAAGTTGCTTGGTGTTTTGGTACGTGGTGCAAAGGGCTCATGATGCGGTTTCTATGAACGCACTCGAAGAGCTTTGGGATAGAAACTTTATTAATTTATTTTCCACCCCCCTCACTATTTTTGAGTGGATGACGGCGATCATCATTCTGAGTTTTTTTAGAATCTTTTATACACTTTTTATCTGCGTCGCGATGGTTTGGCTCCTTTATTCATGCAATGTTTTTTCTTCAGGGTTGATGCTTCTCCCCTTTTTGTTTTCGCTTCTTTTATCCGGCCTATTTATCGGTTTTTTCACCACCGCATTTATCATGTACTGGGGAAGAAAAGCGCTGTTCTTTTCGTGGACCGTTAGTTGGATTTTTTCACCATTCAGTTCAGTCTACTATCCACTTGAAACACTCCCAAAATGGGGCCAATATATTGGTAAACTAATGCCAATGACCTATGCATTTGAAGGGTTGCGCACGATCGTGACGCATCACTATTTTCCAATGGACTACCTTGTGATAAGCATCGTACTGAATATTATCTACGTTATTTTATCGATGATGTTCTTTGTTTTTATGTTTGAGCAATCCCGCATCAAGGGCTTTACCAGCCTTCAGTAAAAAAGCGCAGCTCGACGAGTAAATAGATCCATGATAAAGTAACAAAAAACTATTATTTATTCGCGGTAACGGGATTTATGGGCAAAATTACTATTTTTTATAAATACGTCGATATCGAATACCCAACAGCCATCATGAAATGGCAAAAAAAACTGTGCGTTGAACTTGGGCTCAAAGGCCGGATCTTAATTGCGCATGAAGGAATCAATGGCACGGTTGGCGGCACCGATGAAGGTATAGAACTTTATCAAAAAACGATGCTGGAACATCCACTATTTGGCGGCATTGATTTTAAAGATAGCGCTGGCGCCGCAGATTATTTCCCTCGTTTGCGCATTGCCGTCCGCCCAGAAATTGTGCATTTAGGCCTTGATACTAAAAAGTTCACCGCAAAAGACGCGGGAAAACATCTTTCTCCTCAGCAAGCTCACGAATTTATGGCGCATATGAATGAAGATACGATTGTCCTTGATACCAGAAACAGCTATGAGTGGAAAATCGGCCAATTCAAAACGATAAACACCATCAACGCCCCTACTGAATATTTTAGGGAGTTTCCTGAATTTATCGATACGAACCTAGAAACATTTAAAGATAAAAAGATTTTAATGGCATGCACCTCGGGCGTACGCTGCGAGCGCGCATCAGCCTATTTAAAATCGAAAAATGTAGCCAAAGAAGTATATCAAATTAATGGCGGCATTCAGCGCTATACCGAACAATTTCCTGACGGATTCTTCCGCGGAAAAAATTATGTGTTTGATGGACGCGTCACAGCAAAAATTAATGACGATTGCGTGGGCAATTGTGATCGCTGCAACGCACCTTATGATGAACCTATCAATTGCATCAACGCCGAATGTAATAAACAGGTAATCTTATGCGACAATTGCCAATCAACGTTAATAAATACCTGCAGCGAAATCTGTTCACAATTAGTACGTGAGCATAAAGTAAAAGTTCGCACTAAGCCATCACGAATTGGGCGCACGAATCAAAGCAATGAATCTGATCCAGCACAATGTTCCATTAAATGACAAAAACTGGTTTAAAACGGGCGGAGCTGCACGTTTTTTTATTGAGCCTGCAAACGCGCAAGACTTTCAATATGCGTGTGCCTTTGCACAGCAAAATAATTTGCCTATTTTCGTACTAGGTGAAGGCGCCAACGTATTAATTAGTGATGATGGCTTTGACGGTTTGGTAATTCGTCCATTTCTCAAACAAATTACTCACGAGATTATCGATGACAAAATAGCATTTGTTCATGCAGGAGCTGGCGTTACGATTAACGATTTGATTGAATATTGCTTGCAGCATAATTTAAGTGCACTTGAAGAGTTCAGCGGCATTCCTGGCACCGTCGGCGGATCGGTCTATATTAATTTGCACTATTTTGAATTCTTACTTGATCAATTTTTAGTAAGGGCCGAAGTTATTGAGCGAGAAACGGGAATTATAAAAACAGTTTCTCCCGAGTGGTTCAATTTTGCGTACGATTTTTCTACGCTGCACGATGAAAAACATTATTTGGTCCATGCAACTTTTAAAACTAAACGTATTTCTGAACTTGAAACGGCGTATGCGCGCGGGCGCCGCACAGAAATTATGCGGCATCGCTTCAAACGGTATCCAATAGCTAATACCTGCGGCAGCTTTTTTAGAAATTTTTTGCCTCATGAAATTGAACCAGAAAAAACTGGAGTAAAACTGCCTTATATCGCTTATTATTTAGATAAAATCGGGGTAAAAGGAAAACTTTCTGTTGGTGATGCAATCGTTTCTCATCAACATGCAAACATGATCATCAACCGCGGCAACGCAACGAGCACCGATATTATTAATTTGGCGCAAAAAATGCAGGAATTGGTGCATAAAGAATTTAATTTGACGCCGCATGCTGAATGCAGATTAATTGGATTTAAAGATACATTAATATAGAAGAAATTATGAATTATTTGTTACTTGTACTTTTTGCTATGAATGTGACTGCAATAAGCGCAAATCCAAGAATTTTTACTCTCGAGAAAAATGCAAAAAATATTCCCGTCTGCACCGAAGGGGATAAAATAATATTCGAAGAGGAAAAAAAATCCACTTATAGAGTTTCCACGATAGTACCCGAAACAGAAAAAAATTACGGAGTGATATATCTTCGCAATTGCAACTGGGAATCACAAAACCATAAAAAAATATTTTTCGCGAATGATGAACTTAAAGTTGTCCAGGCTGCTACCGGGCAAGATCTTTTCAATGCGCGACAACTTCAAATTAAAACTCGATATTATAATTTTCAAACATGTAAGTCAAAACCTATTGTCTATCGGGGAGAGAAATGGTACCTGCTTGAAAAACCAGAATGGCATCCCTCCGGCTCCACGCTAAAATTGCGTCAACAAAATTTTTTTGCCGAAACAGGAATCACACTTGCGACCATTCACACACTTAAATTTTCAGCAGAAAAAATCTGGAACAACTATACCACTGCCGAGTTTCCTGGCCCAGAAGAATATTACAGAAAATATTATTGGGGGCGCATTGCTGCGGTTACAACTGCCAGCGTAGCTACAACTCTTGGCTGCGCTTATTTAGCTTATAAAAAATTCTGGGCAAAAAATTAAACATTTACCAATGAAGCAATTTGGTTGGCTTTTCTTTTTTCTCATCAGCTCTTTGCTTAACTGCATGGAGAAAGACTTTCCCATAAACAAAAATATTTGGAAACACCAAATCAAATGCTCCGATGGCATCACCTTTCTGACCATGCAAGAACTATCTCGGTTTCAATCACTCAAACCGCAAGCCAAGATTGCACTTCCAACAATTTCAGTTTTGGCAATAAATATACTTTCACGTCCCGAAGCATCTTTCCCTGGAATTATGTACGAAATAAAAAAACAAAAAGCTCTTACCTGGGATAAACTTCTTCACCTTTATAAAGCTGCAGAGTATCTAAAAGTATGCGATGAAAAAAAACAATTATGCTTAGAATTATTGAAGCGGAAATCTTATTCGGTTCATAATCTTTTGGAAATAGAAAAAGTTTCGGCGCAAAATCGCTCTATTACATTAGAAAATGGCACCCTTACGATTAAAACTGGTTACTTAAAAACACTCGAAGGCATCCAGGCTCTTGCAGACAAAAAAATTTCAGCGTATCAAAAAAGCGTTACACGTATTATCATTTGGTTATTACTCATGTCAAAAACCAATAAAATCTCTAGACGTTTCCGAAAACCGACTGAATAAATTAAACTTGGAACTCATTCTTGAAAATTTTCCTGAACTTACCTTCATTAAGAGCCACAGCAACAGTATATCTGAGGTCGTTTTTCCTGAGAATCCACCAAATCAGCATTGTTTAATTGATCTTCGCAAGAACCTTTTTTATAATTTTGATCTTAATACAAAAAATAACGATAAACTTGCCAAAAAAACGTTTTGGTCTCGATTGCACAGTAAATTGCCATCGCAAGAATCGGATCAATTTACATTAGGTTTATTCAGCGTTGGTCTTGCCGCTTCGGGGATCCATGCAATTATACCACTCGCCAAGCTTTTCCTCGGAATCGAACACTTTGAAAAAAGGGAGAACAAAAAGGCATGGCATAAACCAATACCCTTTTTATTTCCTATTTTAAGTTCGTACCCATTTGAAACTGCTGCTTTAAGTACGTTTCTGCTTTCGTGGGTTGCAGTTCTGGGAGCCTATGAATTGATTGCTCAACGCGCTAAAAACTCGCCTACATTTAACTTTGTGTATTTTGATTGAAAAAATCTATGCAATAAATTAACCTGGGTACCTTTTTAAGATCACTATCGGATTGTACAAATTTTTTCAATTTGACACGTAACGGTCAATTGGTATTCTGGTTAAAATCTAATCATTTTCGCGTTTGCTGCGTTGTTACGTTTTTTACCAATGAAATTTGATTCACGATATGGAGATCCTTGTGTTAAAAAAATCGGTGTTAATTACCTTACTTTTCCAGATAGCTACAAGTAACACCCTAAAAGCCGGATTATTTGGACTGGAAAGCAATCCTCAAGCTCTCTTTGCCGCTACTGCTTTATGCGTTGCTGTTCCGACGATTTTATATAAAACCTGCTCCAATAAACCCCAAAAATCACGCGGTGAGCGTGAGCTCGAAAAATTTGTCGCCCATTTTAAAATTCCGGAAACGACAGATCTAACAACGTTAATAGATAAAGGCAATGATATTGATCGCCTTATCAATGCCTATCGCGCACAGAGATTAATTGAGAATGAAAAGTTTAAGTATGTAGGTATACCCCTGAAATATGCAAAAAAGACATCCGATGGACTTGTAGAGATCTTTGCACAAAAGATTACACCTAGTGACCAACAGGAAGAAAAATATTCGCTAGCTCAAGTGAAAGATTTTGCCTCATTTGTTGAACTATCTGGATTGAGCGATTTCGGCGATAATGCTAATCAAAATATCATTTATGCCAATGATAAGCTTTATGTGATCGACACTGAAAACTCTTCATTTGAAGCTAATACCTATGGCTTTAAAGCAACTAATTTAAAGAGCTTAAAAATATTTTTTGGCAAAAGAATTTCAGATGACGCATCCCATTGGCTAGATGCTAAAATAGATGAATTGAAAACAACACATCAAGACTCGGGTATAGAATGCCCTACTATTGCAACTATGCCAGATCTTTATACAACTAGTTTTGATCTACAGCTTGTAAAAAAACAATTGCAGTTAAATAGAGCAGTTAAACAATATGGTCCAGAGTATGTGAAAATGAGAGCATTGTATAATGAATTGAGAAAAGACACAGAGACATTATTATAAACGGTCTACAGCATGAATAATGAATTTATCTTTATCATCCACTCTCTTATTATTAGCTTCTCAACTCTGTATGCGCTCCGCATAGGTAAAGATGCACTTATCGCGCTCGTTGCGACGCTGAGCATTATTGCAAACTTGTTTGTCACCAAGCAAATTGCTCTGGGCGGATTTATTGTTACCGCTGCCGATGCCTATACAATCGGTGCCGTTCTTTCGCTTAATATGCTCCAGGAATATTTTGGCAGCAAAACAGCAATTCGCGCAATATGGATAAGTTTTTTTATGATGTTTGTCGCAGCCATTGCCGGACAAATTCAGCTTTGGTATCTGCCAGCACTCTGCGATTCGATGCATCCTCATTTTCAGGCGCTTTTATGCAATAGCCCCCGCATTATTGCTGCATCGCTCATTGCCTATTTAGCATCTCAGCATCTGGATCGAGCGATTTTTGCATGGCTCTCTAAGCAATTATCGGGAAATCTCATGATCGCCCGCTTTTGCAGCTCAACGATTATTGCCCAGCTGGTGGACACCCTTCTATTCACCTTTTTAGGGCTTTATGGCATAGTAGAATCTGTGTGGGACGTTGTCCTTATCAGCTATTTTATTAAACTATGCGCCGTAATACTTACCATTCCAGCTATCTGGCTATCGAGGTTTATAGGCCAAATGACCAATAGGCCATGAATTTACCGTTTAGATTTGAACTCATTCACCAATCAAAAAAATCACGTGCCCGCGTAGGAAGAATTCATACGCCGCATGGAGCAATTGATACTCCTAATTTTGTCGCCGTTGGCACCAACGCTACGCTCAAGGCTCTCGATAGCAAAACGGTGGATGATATTGGCCTTCAGCTGATGTTTTGCAATACCTATCACTTAATGCTCCATCCTGGTACCGATACGGTTGCCAAGGCGGGCGGTTTGCATAAATTCATGAACCGTCGCCAGCCGCTCATTACCGATTCTGGCGGATTTCAAGTATTTAGTTTGGCATATGGCGGCGTAAAAGATGAGCTGAAAAGTAAGGGCCAAAAAAAATTAACCAATTCTGTGATTAAAATCGATGAAGAGGGCGTTCTCTTTCGCTCCTATCGGGACGGTGCTGCCGTTTTACTCACGCCCGAAACCTCGGTGCAAGCGCAAAAAGAGCTTGGGGCCGATATCATTATTCCTTTTGATGAATTGCCTCCCTATCATATTGATCCAACCGTTCTGAAAAAATCGCTCGCGCGTACCCATCGCTGGGAAAAACGATCTCTTGATTATCATCTTAAACACGCAAATAATCAGGCAATGTATGCAGTGATCCATGGCGGCATTAATCCGGAAATGCGCAAGGAAAGTGCCCAATATTTAACCAATTTAGCATTTGATGGCTTTGCTATCGGGGGTAGCTTAGGAAAATCCCGCATCGAAATGATTGAAATGCTGACACATCTCATGCCTGAAATTCCTGTTGATAAACCAAACCATTTGCTCGGGATTGGCGATCTACCTTCGCTTGAAGCTGCAGTCCCTTTAGGAATAGATACGTTTGATAGTTCTCATCCAACTAAATGCGCACGCCACGGATTATTGTTTACGTTTAATGGCTTTGTAAAAATTGAAAAAAATGAAAATAAACAATCGTTTGAGCCGATTGATAAAAACTGCACCTGCTTAACGTGCACAACGTACACCCGTTCATACGTACATCATCTTTTTAAAGCGCATGAAGTTACTGGCCATATTCTTGCCACCATTCATAATCTTCATTTCATGGTCCAACTTATGGCACAGTATCGACAACGCATTCTTAACGACGAAATATAAAATCAATGAGAGAAATTCTTTCTTTACAAAATGATCACATAAAAGATCTTGTTCGCCTCGCGCACGAGGCAAGCGAACGCAAACATCAACAAAAATTTATCGCTGAAGGTATACGCACTGTTAGCACGCTTCTGAAAAGCAAAATGCATTTAGTGGAACTTATTTCAACGCATTTTATGCTGATGCAAGCGCACGAAGTTGCGCCGGATGAAAAAATTACGGTCGTTTCCGACGCTGTACTGAACAAAATAAGCCCGAGCAGTTCACCGAGCGGCATTTTGGGTGTTTTTGAGATTCCGCAACACGCGAAAAATGAACCACTAAGTTCAGGAATTGTATTGTCCGGCATTTCAGATCCTGGAAATATGGGCACCTTAATCCGCACCTGCGCAGCAATAGGGAAAAAAACAGTCGTGGTTCTTGAAGGGGTTGATCCTTTTAATCCGAAAGTAATTCAAGCGACTGCTGGCGCGATCGGATTAGTAAATATTTTCCAATGTACGTGGCCAGAATTTCTCACGCGCAAAAAAGATATGCAACTTTTTGGATTGGTAGTTCAAGACGGCAAACCGATGCACAAATTAGCTGAAAATAGTTTATTAATGATAGGCAGTGAAGCGCATGGCATCCCAGAAGAATATTTATCTGCATGTGATGAACTTATCACTCTCTCAATGCCGGGCGGAACTGAAAGTTTAAATGCTGCCATTGCAGGTTCGATTGCGATGTACCTTGGATTTTTATAAAATTCAATTTGCTCATCAAATTTTATGAGAAAACTGAACGATCACGCGCTACCACGACTTGCCCAATTTATTGATACTTTCTACACTCATAAGTAGAAAATTTCCAGCTTCACCGCTTTTTTTTGTCACCAAAGGTTGCAATTTCCATGGCACAAACGCAAAAACTTTCATTGCTCGATGCAATACTCATTAATATAAACGTTATGTTTGGCACTGGCGTGCTGATCAATACGGTAAATTTAGCGGTAATCGCAGGATTTCTAGGCTTTGCAAGCTATATTACGGTAGCACTTTTAATGCTTCCCCTCATTTTTTCTATCGCAGCAACGTTGAATCGCCATCCATCAGGCGGATTTTATGCGTATGCTGCAACCGATATTCATCCAGCGGTTGGCTTTTTAAGCGCATGGTCGTACTTTGTTGGAAAATTAGCATCCGCAGCGTTGCTCATCCATATTTTTACTTCAACCATGAAAGTAATTATTCCCGCTTTGGATTCAATACCTTCATTGCCAATTGACTTTGCAATTCTCGGGCTGTTTACATGGCTCAATATGTTCAATATTAAAACCGGCACGCGCATTACGTACGGTTTTATCTTTTGCAAATTCACACCAATTATTTTTGCAATCTTAAGTTGCTTGGCATTATTCTCAAAATGGCATATTCCAGTCGATAGTATGTTATGGGCAGGAATCCCATCCACCATCCCACTCGTGCTTTACGCATTTGTTGGTTTCGAAGTAGCATGCTCGATTAGTAATTCGATCGAAGATGCTGAAAAAAATGGCCCGAAATCCATCTTGTACTCTTTTGGGATCGTAGTTTTTCTAACCGTGCTTTACCAACTGCTCATGTTTGCGACTATTGGCGAAGGGCTCACGCAACTACCTAATTTTTTAGGCATTTTTAAAGTAGTTCTTAATGAAATTATACCATCAGCCGGTGCTTTCAAAGCGGTTTTGTTAAAATTATTTTATATCGCCGGCGCCTCATCCGCACTCGGTGGAAGCTATGGCATTTTATTTAGTAACTCATGGAACTTGTATACGCTCGCCCAATTTAAACATATCCCCTTTGCAAAGTTCTTCACTTCGCTTAATAATTATCAGGTGCCATTTATGTGCGTACTTGCTGAAAGTGCAATTTGCGCAGGCTATTTATTGCTCACCGCAGGTCATCAAGTAACATTGCAGCAAATTAGCGTTTTAGGATGCACCATTGCGTATGCATGCAGCGTGCTTGGGCTTATTAAAGCGCACCGCCACGAATCACTTAGCTCAAATCCCTTTGTTGCATGGGCCGCTATAGGAAGCTGCCTCTTGCTTCTTGGTAGCTGCATTCGCAATTTCATCTCGAGCGGAATTATCTATCTTGGATTCTTTGGCATATTAATAGCGCTTGGCATGATACTTTATGCAGCAACAGCTCTTTCTGGCTCAGCGAATCTTAAGCGTCATTAACGCGATCAAGCACAAAATAAGTGAAATGATGCCAAAGCGAATCGTAATTTTTGCTTCTTGCCAACCAAGCAGCTCAAAATGATGATGAATTGGCGCCATTTTAAATATTCGCTTACCGCGATAACGGTACGAATAAACTTGCATCATCACCGATAACGCCTCAACAACAAACAAGCCTCCCGCAATGCACAAAAGCAATTCTTGCTTTGCCATGAGCGCCATTAACGCAAGTGCACCCCCCAGGGCTAACGATCCAACATCTCCCATGAAAATTTGCGCAGGATAGGCATTGTACCACAAAAAGCCAATCGAGGCGCCCACGAGCGCTGCGCCAACCACTGCCAATTCTGCAGTTCCTGCAAATGGAATATGCAAATAGTTAGCGAACATATAATGGCCAGCTGCATAGCAAATTAACGAAAAGGTGGCAAAATTAGGAATAAGAGAACCTATTGCAAGCCCATCGAGTCCATCGGTTAAATTTACTGCATTGCTCGCTCCAACCATGATAAACGTCGCCCACAAAATAAAAAATATTCCGATGTTTGGATTAAGAGATTTAAAAAATGGAAAACTAATCGAAGTGGAAACGCCGTTGAGAAACATAGAAATTGCGCAACATGCAGCAACTACGCATTGCGATAAAAATTTCATGCGCGATGAAATGCCTTTGCGCGTTTTAATTTTTAACCAATCATCCCAAGCACCAATCACACCAAAACCAACCAAGCCAAAAATCATAATGAGTATTTGATAATGCAAAATAGGAGCCCAGAGCAAAACCGTCGCCAACACAACGAATAGAATAAACACACCGCCCATCGTTGGCATATCATCTTTCTCTTTATGCCGCTCAGGAGTCCATTCTCGCGCTTTTGATCTAAAAAATTTTTTTGATGTTTCAATAAAAAATTCGCCGAACAAAAAAGAAAAACAAAGTGAAGTTAACAAAGCTGCCATTGCGCGAAAGCTCACATAATGCAACACGTTCCAAAATGAAGATGTTGCTTTAAAATACATGGATAAATAATACAGCATTTGAAATCCTGACGAATGTAATATTCAATTTTTTTTACTATCAGTTAGAATAATACGCAATTCACTATCTGTGAACTTTAGTTGCAAAATTAATAAGGGGCATATATGAAATTTTTATTCATCATTTTTTTTGCGATAATTTTTACTATAAATGCAGCACACGTTGAAAAAAAAATTAACGATCCGAAGACAATTTATGATGATCCAGCTGTTTTAACAGAAAAGAGCTCTGGCGAAAATCCACATCCGACCTATACCGAAGGAGGTATTCTGCAAGAGGCATCGAAGACTTCGCGTAATTCTAGTGGCGCTAGTGTCGCACAGGAGGCTACAAAAAAAGTTATTTCTCCAAGGCCATTATCGCCAAAATCTGTAGCTGACTCTATTTTCGTAAAAAAAGACAAGGTCGAGCGTAAAAGCACAGCAGTCCCGGCAACACCGCCTATTACACTTTCTGAAGAAGAGATGAAAAACGTTTCTAATGAAAAACGAATTTCTAAAAGAATCAATGAGTTGGAACTAAAAAACGCACTTCTGCGTAAAGATTGGGCGGGATGGAATGCATGGCTACATTCAGATGTTAAACAAAAAAAGCAAAAATGGATTGAGCTCGCAGCATGGAATCGAATGGCTGTGGCAACCAAATATTTAGAAAAAATTGAAGATGATATTCAAAAATGGAAAGATCGAAAAAAACAATTAAAAAGCGTTTCAGCCCACGCTCTTTCGCCATCGGAAAAAGAAGAGAAGGAAAATTATGAAAAAGCAGCAATTATCTTGGCCCGGCCGATTGAAGACCGTACTCCGGCAGAAAAGGATATTCTGCTAAGTATTAAGAAAAAACATAAAGTTGAAGAGAGCGATTTTTATGACGAATTCTTCAAATTACAACATAAGGGACTTCGCGTTCCACCAGCACTTTTGAGAGATTTTGTTAGTAACCCCTTGCTCGTTTTTCACGATAAAGCTATAAATAGCGATGGCCAAATTGAGCCAGACTTTACTCCACTTATCGATGATAATGAATTAGAAGAAAATGAAAAAATAGAAAAATATAAGTATTCAGCCCCAAAAAGATCAACCTACAAGATTCTAGGTGATTTTAAGAACGCAGTAAAAAAATGGGAAAATGCATATTATGAAAAAGAAGACCAATTAATTTCAAGACAAAAAAATTATGAGAAATTTTCAGATGCAAGT is a window from the Candidatus Babeliales bacterium genome containing:
- a CDS encoding ABC transporter ATP-binding protein, with amino-acid sequence MPPQEPILRVANLTKAFITRPFFAHTISQAIAVRDVSFDIHKGEIVGLLGPNGAGKTTTLQMLIGTLKPTSGTIHYFNQDFFLNRSELLQRIAFASGSIKLPITISVAQNLDICARLYGLARAVRKNRIEQLLTTFGIFQLKDLSTGQLSDGQISRVMIAKAFLAQPEIVFLDEATASLDPEIALTVRQFLLEEKKTRGTAMLFASHNMEEVASLCDRVLIMNNGMLVADSSPRTLAKEVTTVRVQFTGAHDIQKMDQFLNRHAVAHSIDKEKITIELDEHSIAQLLQHFAREEIVYSTISIEKPTLEDYFLKITNPHKTLKELA
- a CDS encoding ABC transporter permease, which produces MKWHRIWAMVVRYMLTWIRNLHNFLDDILWPILDIILWGMTSMWMQDQQHGSLSSNILVLLSCLVFWYVVQRAHDAVSMNALEELWDRNFINLFSTPLTIFEWMTAIIILSFFRIFYTLFICVAMVWLLYSCNVFSSGLMLLPFLFSLLLSGLFIGFFTTAFIMYWGRKALFFSWTVSWIFSPFSSVYYPLETLPKWGQYIGKLMPMTYAFEGLRTIVTHHYFPMDYLVISIVLNIIYVILSMMFFVFMFEQSRIKGFTSLQ
- a CDS encoding rhodanese-related sulfurtransferase, with translation MGKITIFYKYVDIEYPTAIMKWQKKLCVELGLKGRILIAHEGINGTVGGTDEGIELYQKTMLEHPLFGGIDFKDSAGAADYFPRLRIAVRPEIVHLGLDTKKFTAKDAGKHLSPQQAHEFMAHMNEDTIVLDTRNSYEWKIGQFKTINTINAPTEYFREFPEFIDTNLETFKDKKILMACTSGVRCERASAYLKSKNVAKEVYQINGGIQRYTEQFPDGFFRGKNYVFDGRVTAKINDDCVGNCDRCNAPYDEPINCINAECNKQVILCDNCQSTLINTCSEICSQLVREHKVKVRTKPSRIGRTNQSNESDPAQCSIK
- the murB gene encoding UDP-N-acetylmuramate dehydrogenase: MNLIQHNVPLNDKNWFKTGGAARFFIEPANAQDFQYACAFAQQNNLPIFVLGEGANVLISDDGFDGLVIRPFLKQITHEIIDDKIAFVHAGAGVTINDLIEYCLQHNLSALEEFSGIPGTVGGSVYINLHYFEFLLDQFLVRAEVIERETGIIKTVSPEWFNFAYDFSTLHDEKHYLVHATFKTKRISELETAYARGRRTEIMRHRFKRYPIANTCGSFFRNFLPHEIEPEKTGVKLPYIAYYLDKIGVKGKLSVGDAIVSHQHANMIINRGNATSTDIINLAQKMQELVHKEFNLTPHAECRLIGFKDTLI
- a CDS encoding queuosine precursor transporter, with the translated sequence MNNEFIFIIHSLIISFSTLYALRIGKDALIALVATLSIIANLFVTKQIALGGFIVTAADAYTIGAVLSLNMLQEYFGSKTAIRAIWISFFMMFVAAIAGQIQLWYLPALCDSMHPHFQALLCNSPRIIAASLIAYLASQHLDRAIFAWLSKQLSGNLMIARFCSSTIIAQLVDTLLFTFLGLYGIVESVWDVVLISYFIKLCAVILTIPAIWLSRFIGQMTNRP
- the tgt gene encoding tRNA guanosine(34) transglycosylase Tgt, with product MNLPFRFELIHQSKKSRARVGRIHTPHGAIDTPNFVAVGTNATLKALDSKTVDDIGLQLMFCNTYHLMLHPGTDTVAKAGGLHKFMNRRQPLITDSGGFQVFSLAYGGVKDELKSKGQKKLTNSVIKIDEEGVLFRSYRDGAAVLLTPETSVQAQKELGADIIIPFDELPPYHIDPTVLKKSLARTHRWEKRSLDYHLKHANNQAMYAVIHGGINPEMRKESAQYLTNLAFDGFAIGGSLGKSRIEMIEMLTHLMPEIPVDKPNHLLGIGDLPSLEAAVPLGIDTFDSSHPTKCARHGLLFTFNGFVKIEKNENKQSFEPIDKNCTCLTCTTYTRSYVHHLFKAHEVTGHILATIHNLHFMVQLMAQYRQRILNDEI